In a single window of the Perca flavescens isolate YP-PL-M2 chromosome 18, PFLA_1.0, whole genome shotgun sequence genome:
- the LOC114573596 gene encoding lactoylglutathione lyase: MEGRGGLSDEAAAAACKKGDPITTDYMLQQTNLRVKDPARSLDFYTRVLGMTLLQKIDFPSMRFTLYFLGFEKKSDIPADIRERTAWTFSRHATIELTHNWGSECDESLAFHNGNTTPKGFGHIGISVPDVQAACRVFEEQGATFLKKPQSGKMKGLAFIQDPDGYWIEILNPNKMVPLMSPPITDTPGGDSQTTAVGEPQKKTVKL; this comes from the exons ATGGAGGGCAGAGGAGGACTGTCGGACGAGGCCGCGGCTGCTGCCTGCAAAAAGGGAGACCCCATCACCAcg gactACATGCTGCAGCAGACAAATCTGCGGGTCAAAGATCCCGCTAGATCTCTGGACTTCTACACCCGAGTCCTGGGCATGAC ctTGCTCCAGAAAATAGACTTCCCCTCGATGCGTTTCACCCTCTACTTCCTGGGCTTCGAGAAGAAGTCGGACATCCCGGCTGACATCCGAGAGCGGACGGCATGGACCTTCTCGCGCCACGCCACTATAGAGCTCACCCA TAACTGGGGTTCAGAGTGCGATGAAAGTCTGGCGTTCCACAACGGGAACACCACGCCCAAAGGATTTG GGCATATCGGCATCTCTGTTCCCGATGTTCAGGCCGCCTGCAGAGTGTTTGAAGAGCAAGGAGCCACGTTCCTCAAGAAACCCCAATCTG gtaaAATGAAGGGTCTGGCCTTCATCCAGGACCCTGACGGATACTGGATTGAGATCCTAAACCCTAACAAAATGGTCCCACTAATGTCCCCTCCAATCACAGACACACCGGGGGGGGATAGCCAGACCACCGCGGTCGGAGAACCACAGAAGAAGACTGTGAAactttaa